A stretch of Bombus huntii isolate Logan2020A chromosome 7, iyBomHunt1.1, whole genome shotgun sequence DNA encodes these proteins:
- the LOC126868072 gene encoding uncharacterized protein LOC126868072, whose protein sequence is MTYGKPHSDFSFLRILPNINGPPGLARRLYYNVWEPIVTYGAPVWADAMNYEKNRNIIKRTQRTALCITFTAYRTVSHAVLCVLTGNLPINIKARMLKESYERMKIYNSLAVEGEVIDRYIMLKEELDDIRKKALME, encoded by the exons atgacctatggtaagccgcatagC gactttagctTCCTAAGAATTCTGCCAAATATCAATGGTCCGCCTGGCTTGGCGCGCAGGCTCTATTACAATGTTTGGGAACCCATCGTGACATATGGTGCGCCTGTGTGGGCTGATGCAATGAACTATGAGAAGAACaggaatattataaaaaggaCCCAACGTACTGCCCTGTGCATTACATTTACAGCCTACCGCACTGTATCTCATGCGGTGCTTTGTGTATTGACCGGCAACTTACCGATCAACATTAAAGCTAGGATGTTGAAAGAATCATACGAGAGAATGAAGATTTATAACAGCCTAGCTGTTGAAGGTGAAGTGATCGATAGATACATCATGTTAAAAGAAGAACTGGATGACATAAGAAAGAAAGCCCTAATGGAGTGA